A window of the Planococcus citri chromosome 4, ihPlaCitr1.1, whole genome shotgun sequence genome harbors these coding sequences:
- the LOC135842864 gene encoding putative inhibitor of apoptosis isoform X2 codes for MNLRSRHMLDVEEIHNRLKSNHHSERKSKVRKKMKNIDSVGVLLHRIHAANDGVYEAAEDLVTSRRKYHEIKTKLRNIIAEKDQIREDICQRRDNLQRVTSELHKAVSELKTRDISDLSEKEAVIVQLNSWLVEEDVIEAWKHIGYAEEDLKENSCEMKGSKRNIRSLNSVSLPNVFSNSTISVIGSINISRNKCCICLEQRVNAVLYKCGHTCMCFDCATKLMDTKKCPVCRSEIIDVIKTYLA; via the exons atg AATCTTCGAAGCAGACATATGCTTGACGTTGAAGAAATTCACAACAGATTAAAATCCAATCATCACTCAGAAAGAAAGAGTAAAGTTcgtaaaaagatgaaaaacatCGATAGTGTTGGAGTGTTG ctgCACAGAATACATGCTGCTAATGATGGCGTTTACGAAGCAGCAGAAGATTTAGTCACAAGTAGAAGAAAATACCACGAGATTAAAACTAAGCTACGAAATATAATCGCAGAAAAAGACCAAATACGAGAAGATATTTGCCAAAGGAGAGATAACTTGCAGAGAGTCACTTCGGAATTGCATAAAGCTGTATCAGAGTTGAAAACTAGGGATATAAGTGATTTAAGTGAGAAAGAGGCTGTAATTGTGCAACTCAACTCGTGGCTAGTCGAAGAAGATGTCATTGAAGCGTGGAAACATATAGGTTATGCTGAGGAAGATTTAAAAGAG aattcctGTGAGATGAAGGGTTCAAAAAGAAATATTCGTTCACTGAATTCGGTTTCCCTTCCTAATGTCTTTTCTAATAGCACCATTTCAGTG ATCGGATCAATAAATATTAGTCGAAATAAATGCTGTATTTGTCTGGAACAAAGAGTAAACGCTGTGTTATACAAATGTGGCCATACTTGCATGTGCTTTGACTGTGCAACCAAATTAATGGATACCAAAAAATGCCCCGTTTGCCGAAGTGAGATTATTGATGTGATTAAGACATATTTAGCTTAG
- the LOC135842864 gene encoding putative inhibitor of apoptosis isoform X1, which yields MKHFLIQALVQWILEPSFQNLRSRHMLDVEEIHNRLKSNHHSERKSKVRKKMKNIDSVGVLLHRIHAANDGVYEAAEDLVTSRRKYHEIKTKLRNIIAEKDQIREDICQRRDNLQRVTSELHKAVSELKTRDISDLSEKEAVIVQLNSWLVEEDVIEAWKHIGYAEEDLKENSCEMKGSKRNIRSLNSVSLPNVFSNSTISVIGSINISRNKCCICLEQRVNAVLYKCGHTCMCFDCATKLMDTKKCPVCRSEIIDVIKTYLA from the exons ATGAAACATTTCCTAATCCAGGCACTTGTGCAGTGGATTTTGGAGCCATCGTTTcag AATCTTCGAAGCAGACATATGCTTGACGTTGAAGAAATTCACAACAGATTAAAATCCAATCATCACTCAGAAAGAAAGAGTAAAGTTcgtaaaaagatgaaaaacatCGATAGTGTTGGAGTGTTG ctgCACAGAATACATGCTGCTAATGATGGCGTTTACGAAGCAGCAGAAGATTTAGTCACAAGTAGAAGAAAATACCACGAGATTAAAACTAAGCTACGAAATATAATCGCAGAAAAAGACCAAATACGAGAAGATATTTGCCAAAGGAGAGATAACTTGCAGAGAGTCACTTCGGAATTGCATAAAGCTGTATCAGAGTTGAAAACTAGGGATATAAGTGATTTAAGTGAGAAAGAGGCTGTAATTGTGCAACTCAACTCGTGGCTAGTCGAAGAAGATGTCATTGAAGCGTGGAAACATATAGGTTATGCTGAGGAAGATTTAAAAGAG aattcctGTGAGATGAAGGGTTCAAAAAGAAATATTCGTTCACTGAATTCGGTTTCCCTTCCTAATGTCTTTTCTAATAGCACCATTTCAGTG ATCGGATCAATAAATATTAGTCGAAATAAATGCTGTATTTGTCTGGAACAAAGAGTAAACGCTGTGTTATACAAATGTGGCCATACTTGCATGTGCTTTGACTGTGCAACCAAATTAATGGATACCAAAAAATGCCCCGTTTGCCGAAGTGAGATTATTGATGTGATTAAGACATATTTAGCTTAG